TTACCAGTTAATCACATGACTCTGAGTAACACACAGTAAAATATCTTCAGTCAGCCTTCAGCTCTTTGGAGAGTTTTAGactttcattgttttggttgttcTTGTCTATTTTCACTGTTCTGGTCGACTTTCATCAATCTAATTGATCTCATTTTTCACCAAGAAATCTCTAATGAATCCACTGTATGCTGATTACCCAACATCAATCTGCAGATCAGACAAAGTTAGTGAAGAGACGGTAAAGactgaatattggatttttATTCACCaattacaaaaacactgttgacaACCAACTGACTGAGATGAAAcgacacataaaaaaaaaagtgcctctAATACTGACTGCagtttgtacgtgtgtgtcaTCACTCCAATGTGAAACAGCTGTAAACTGATAGAAGGCTGATCTGCCAATATTTCAAACTGTGTcaattacatttacacaagttCACACCACAAGGAGTTATGAATTGGTGTCACTGATAAGTCAAATTGTCAGGGGAATCTGTTTCCAGCTGCATGatttaataaaatgataaatgtttggTGCCAGTTGTCTCAGTGGACCATGCAACCACGCTAACAACGAACAGAAACACCAGCGGTATTAATGCGTCTCTACTGGTTTCAggctttcctccaaaatgttgAGGTCCAACactgttgtgttcatgtgttcatgCAACTTCAGGACAAACAACACGTCTGATTAACACGACCCAGACAAACCACAGCGTTGTTACTGTCTGCATTATGACCTTTGACCGTATTCTCcacttgtgttttatgatgCCTCTGTTTTAGGAAGTGGAAGTAATCATATTGCTGCACTAAGTTTAAGTTCCTCTGACACAGAGAAACTAAAGTAAAAGTCGACATGTGGTTTACGCAGTTTGGTTCCAgtagatttgttttctctcctcatcaTGAACTCGCTGTGACGATCTGATGATTTCCATATATTCAAGTGGGAAACCAGCTTCTTCTCAGCGTAACTTGTAAAACCACAAAGAAcatttgttgctgctttaaacTTTAGATAAAcagttaataattcattttatcaaaaaaaaaaaggtacaaagcTGTAATTAAAGTTTCAGCAGCTTTAGTTAACACCTAACAACTGACACATAAACTCAGAGCTCCAGCTTGTAAATGATTTGTAAATGAACTGATGTACTGGAGAGGATTTAGCAACAAGCAGCAATATCTTAGTAAAATACAGCAATAAACCAATTTACTGCAACTCCAGGGAGAAATGTCTGTACGGTAATCaaccctgaaacacaaaccCTCCACTATTATAACGTCAATGATCTGACTGCTGACGGGAAAAGAATGACGTAAttcctgaggaaaaaaagtccaaatttttctgattccagtttctaaaatgtgaatcatttctggtttattttctcctctatGGCAGTAGACTAAAAATCtctgggttgtggacaaaaccaGAGTTTAGACGACAAATCTCTGGCCACAGTTTGATacgtgtttgtctgtgtctcccTCTCACGGTTATTAACTCGGTGAGGAAAACTGATCATCTTTACTTGttgatctgtgtgtttaaattccTTTCAGAAAGTTCTCAGCCTACATATCAGTTGACTTACTGGTCACAGGATTTCTACAGATTAGTGGATTTCACCGAGACATTCTTGAAACACTTTCTCCTGTGTAATCTTCTCTGTGCAGATGAAAGCAGTCATGCAGAAGAAACTCTTTTACATCATATGCTTATTGAAGACCAAAGCATATTTGTGATTATTACTGTGCAGTCAGAAACAAATCACAGCCTGCCTTCTCATTCCCTGAGAAGCACGACTACAGACTGATTCCTCATTAGAAAAGCATCGAATTGCTCagattacatgttttaaaaactgcattaattgattgttttttgggCATTTACTTAAAAGGAAGAGGGACGAAACAGGCACAACCGTTCAtgcatgttgatgtgtttttcatgttgcgTTTCGGTCTGATTTgccaacttccttcctctctgactctctcctgggagctgcagtgacaggctgccaaataaaacaaaccGTTGCTTTGAATAAACTTCTGGGATTTATCTGAGCTTGAAATATCGctggaaacattttggataaaaaaatttaaactcaacaacaacaacaaatatgtATACAAAAAGGTAGACATCTTAATGGAAAATCCTTGCATATTGAATGTTTGATCAAAAGTAAATATATGTGTTAGAAAAGCTGTCACTATAGCTCTGTTAATCctcacctgcagaggaaactcagGGTGTCACAGTGTGGACACACCTGCATGATGTCATGCTCAGGTGAGGACTGAAAACTGTGACATCAGAGATACTGTGTCCGGCTCTCCAGGCCCAATATCTGGGCCGAACCCTCCAATATTACTGCACTAAAGAGCTCGTTAAATATGTGTACAgtgctgtctgtcctctgcagccacacagacacacaggatgagttcagcagatgtttgctgcagcaggaaacgcaaagtgcagcacagaggaggccaaaaacaacaacaacaacaacaacacaacaacacaacaggacCGCTCAGCGTACACATGAGCTACTCAATCCGGCGTGTTAGCAAATATCACATATAAAATATTGAGATAACCAGTCGCAGACAGCCGTGGTGCCATAATAACACCGACGTGTTTACCAGCAACGTCCAGCTCGTTTGtcaactagctagctagctagcttgaaGTCACGACATGTCAAGCCGTTTGTTTACAGTCTCCATCTTGGTCCTTACCCTTTAAACTCGCTCCCTGGGGCGGTTTAATTCTCTGAATCAGTCCTCGGAAGGTTTCAGTCGGCAGGTTTCAACCTGAACGCTGCAGACGAGTCATCTGTTTCCTCCTCGTCTGCTCGGACAGGATGGAGGGGGGCGGGATATGAAATCATCGGCGCGAAGGATTCTGGGACATGAAGTCTGTAGCTGGACAGGACCAACggctcttcttcatcatcttcttcttctttttcttcttctgtgtcttgttgttgttgttgttgttgttatagttattgttctttttcttatgtttgttaatgttatttttgctgctcttcttcttttcttcatcttgcttcttcttcttcttcttcttcttcttcttcttcttcttcttcttcttcttcttcttcttcttcttcttcttcttcttctctacttGTTTTCCCACAGCGGTTGGCTACTggcttaatttttttctttcttgtgacaatGCATATATAAAAAGATatagataatgataataaataaatgaatatgttaatatttatataacaaatgtatatatttatttattcattaattgtttttatttacatttatgttatttattgttttgtgtctggtacatgtaacagcaacaacaaagtctgaacagataaataaatgaagcaatGTGTTGCAATCATAATACAttcactaaaaataaaatgaagggTTGATgaataaatctttttaaaatgtagactAGAAGTCTGGTAATAAGCTGATAACTTTGATCTGAGCaggttttgctgcttttgtatTGTCAAGATTCTGAAATTGAGTTGGCATAAAGATATGACCTATATCACCGAGTTAAATATCAAAGTTGGGCTTTTTAACTGACCATTTCTTTGAGAGATGGGCgatgtgttaaaatattagcTTACCTTAGAAGTAAATGTGAAATTCTGCCTGGCTGATATTAAATGGATATACATAtatgaaaacaattattttttggCATTTAACTTTATTAAACATCTTCAAATAACAAACAGGAGTTATTACACACACCTCAAAGtaatttcaagaaaaaaactttaacatggagagaaaagaaacaaaagcaacaacatcaTCTCACctttctgttttgctttatcAAAGATAAAAGAATCAAAGAACAACCTTCTGTCACACaaccagaacacaacatgaTCAAACTGAACTTCAGCAGCTGGTAGAACAAACTTAATTCACAAGAAGACACCCTGAAAGAGTTTTAAAACATACAGATTCAGATTTCGTCATGGTAAAATTATGGAGGGTGACCAGTAATCACCCTGGATACACTGTCATAAACCAAACCACCACCAGGAAACTACATATTTGAGCAGCTTTAACCTCCACTACATCTCTGGCAGCAGGATGACGGCGCCCTCTGGTGTCCtgcagcagttttcacagttcacTTGTTCACCTGCTGTGATGTTCACTGCAGGAAGACATGTGGAAACTTCACTGAGCCTTTGGCAGCTTCAAACAACATCagtaaagacacatttaaagatATGTAACAAAACTAAATCTTAAATGCAAATGTGGTAAAAGATTTCCTCACATATGTACAAAGTGATGATAGTAAGATTACTTAAGCTCTGCTGCTTCATTCTCTTTAGGAAAAAATAACAACGTAAAAATAGATTAATATAGAAAAAGATTAAATTTCCTGCTGAAAAGTGTCAGTTCAGCTGAACAAAAGTCATGATGAGCAGTGAGAGCCTCCATGGttaaacagacacaggaaggagcgCCACCTAAAGACACTCAGACAtttacacaacaacagatgaCAAGATGTCAAAGTACCGCCCAcaatgtttgattgacaggtgaagACACCACACAGCAATCAGCcacaaacatgaagacagaaTAAGTTTAAGAGTTAAAACTCTGAATTTAACTCACTGACCCTTAAATGACTATTTGAGTTCACTGAACTTAGCACTGGATCCATTATAACAAAACCCAACTCCAGCATagagcggctgagtgaatgtggtctggactctgtggaggagagtcatggtgtcagagacgctgtagaaggacagaatacctgcactgtgatccaggtacactccaactctggaggaccGAGGACCTGAGACGGGAGTTTCAATATTGTTGTGTACAAATTTATAAAATTTCTTCTTGCAATCTAACATCCACGATGTGTCACTGTATCCAAATTGATGAGTCGAGTTCCCTGCTCCGCTGATATTCTTGTATGCGACTGCTACATaaactcctcttcctctccactccacctcccagtaacaacgtccagtcagactctctctactcAGGACCTGAAACTTTACACTGAATCTGTCTGGGTGATCAGAATAAGACTGTTCGTCTCTCATTAaagttgcttttctgttccctTCAGATAataacagatgtgtgtttgctgtgtttggatccagtgtgatttcacGTGAATATCTTAAGAATCCAGCTCTGGTCTTCGGCTCTGGTTGTGGgtttgacagtaaaacatccacttgagtcactgtcagtgagatgttggtccatgtgtctctcaggacgtcctgtagtttgtctctgagctctgacacagctgctgtcacatcctcaaagtagttgagaggacggatgttgatgctggatgagtgtgtagactcactgagtgctgacagtgaggggtagttgtgtagaaactggttgtgatcctctgtgtgtgagagcttcttcagctcagcgtctttcctcttcagctcagtgatctcctgctccagcttctcctgaagctctttgactcgactcacttcagtttcctgctgggatctgacctgctgcttcacatcagagcaTCTTTTCGccatgagacggatcagctgggtgaagatcttctcactgtgctccactgctttatcagcagagccattgatggcctccacctcctgttgaagcagcttcacatcttcctctctgtcctggattctctgctggatgttgtgtcgactcccctccagctctctctgcctctcagtcctctctgctgcagctgacactgtgtcgtggcctttatgttcgtccacagagcagagataacagatacactgctgatcagtacggcagaacatcttcatcacctcatcgtgacgagagcagatgttctcctggagcttctctgacggctccaccagcttgtgtttttcataCGCAGGGATTTCAAAGTGAGGCTGAAGATGTTTCTCACagaaagaaaccaaacagaCCTGACAGGACTTGAcagctctcagtttcctcccagtgcagacatcacaggccacatcttcaggtccagcatagcagagatcagcagcagcagcttggagtccagtcttcttcagctcctccagtaaatctgctaacatggtgtttttcaccagctcaggcctcggtgtgaagctctgcctgcactgagggcagctgtgggttttcttctcatcctctttGTCCCAGTAGCTTTGAATACAGTTCctgcagtagctgtgtccacaggggatagtcaccggatccttcagtagatccaaACAGACGGAACAGCAGAACTTTGCTCGGTCCAGCTGATTGTTTTGCTGGGCCATCTCACCTCTGAGTGTCAACGACTGTCTGAGTTTCACTTCCTGATAACTTAAAGTGCTCTGAGCTCTGATCTGAACATGTTTCTGCAGTGAACGGGGCTCGTCAGCTCTCTCACTTCCTGGTTACACCCATTTTCAAAGTGCAGATCTGAAGGGGAGGGAACAAGGAAATCTagtgacagagtggagctgctgtgtttgagagcaggaagaagagggagggctGATCCAGCTGTGCTGTATTGTCAGTTTCTGATGTCTCCTCCTGAATTTCAGATGGAAATAATTGTGCTTTTAAATTCATTACctttatctgacagctgtagttATAAGTTACTTTTGAGATTAACAtttgacattaaaacacatctgtggagACTAAACAAATGATTTCTTACCGACTTTGCTTTTGACCTCTTAGAGAAAAAGCAGTTGGGGCTCATTAACATGTTTCAGATGTTGATTGGTTATTTGTAGTTCGACCAGAAAGAGACTGTAACAAAGTAGTTCTGACCGAGCAATCTGATTTGATCAACTAGACATTTATAACGTGTTCAAACCAGCATGACAGCAAACCTTAGACTCCTCACTGCAGGGTTTTCTATACGTGGAAAGAAAACgagaagaaaaactgttttaattctgcaaacaaaaatctttatttatgACGTAGAGCTTCAGTTTGTTCATCAGTGAAGTCTGATTAATGACACTCGTTCAGTGATTTCATGAAcagattcacttcatccacacaatcagtttgtttatccagaATCTCAGCGATGTACAAGAAGATAATCAGTCCTCTCTTTAATGAATACAGTCATGATGATTACAGCTTTATAAGACATTTTACTACCTCATTTGGTATGCCAAGCAAAGGAAGATAAATGTaatcatagatagatagatagatagatagatagatagatagatagatagatagatagatagatagatagatagatagatgatcTCTGCAGTGAgaaaatgtcctcaaatgtcttcagtctgtttgaGATTACAGAACTCAGCAGTGGTTTCATAACTTGAAAACCCAACTCCAGCATagagcggctgagtgaatgtggtctggactctgtggaggagagtcatggtgtcagagacactgtagaaggacagaatacctgcactgtgatccaggtacactccaactctggaggactCAGGACCTGAGACGGGAGTTTGAACATCATTGTACCAAACCTCAtaactgtttttgttgcatCTTAATGCCCAAGATTTGTCATTAATTCCAAATCTACATTCATCAGAGCTCCCAGTTCTCCTGATATTCTTGTATGCAACTGCGATGCCaattcctctgtctctccactccacctcccagtaacaacgtccagtcagactctctctgctCAGGACCTGACACCAAACAGTGAATCTGTCAGGGTGACTGGGATAACCTTGTGGTTGTCTCACtgatgttgcttttctgttcccctcTGATAATATaatctttgtgtttgctgtgtttggatccagtgtgatttcacGTGAATATCTTAAGAATCCAGCTCTGATCTTGTTCTCTGTTTGTGACAGTAAAACGTCCACTTGAGTCACTGTCGGTGAGATgttggtccatgtgtctctcaggacgtcctgtagtttgtctctgagctctgacacagctgctgtcacatcctcaaagtacttgagaggacggatgttgatgctggatgagtgtgtagactcactgagtgctgacagtgaggggtagttgtgtagaaactggttgtgatcctctgtgtgtgagagcttcttcagctcagcgtctttcctcttcagctcagtgatctcctgctccagcttctcctgaagctctttgactcgactcacttcagtttcctgctgggatctgacctgctgcttcacatcagagcgtcttttctccatgagacggatcagctgggtgaagatcttctcactgtgctccactgctttatcagcagagccattgatggcctccacctcctgctgaagcagcttcacatcttcctctctgtcctggattctctgctggatgttgtgtcgactcccctccagctctctctgcctctcagtcctctctgctgcagctgacactgtgtcgtggcctttatgttcgtccacagagcagagataacagatacactgctgatcagtacggcagaacatcttcatcacctcatcgtgacgagagcagatgttctcctggagcttctctgacggctccaccagcttgtgtttctttaaaaaagctgcttcataatgaggctggaggtgtttctcacagtaagaGGCCAAACAGACCTGACAGGACTTGAcagctctcagtttcctcccagtgcagacatcacaggccacatcttcagctccagcatagcagagatcagcagcagcagcttggagtccagtcttcttcagctcctccactaaatctgctaacatggtgtttttcacCAGGACAGGCCTCGGTGTGAAGCTCTGcctgcactgagggcagctgtgggttttcttctcatcctctttGTCCCAGTAGCTTTGAATACAGTTCctgcagtagctgtgtccacagggaataGTCACCGGATCCTTCAGTGGATCCAAACAGATGGAACAAGAGAAAGTCTCTGGGTCCATCTGAACGCTTTTCTGCGCCATTTCTCCTCCAAGTGTCAACGACTGTCTGAGTTTCACTTTCTGATAAATGAAACTGGTCTGAGCTCTGATCTGAACATGTTTCTGCAGTGAACGGGGCTCGTCAGCTCTCTCACTTCATGGTTACACCCATTTTCTGAGTGCAGATCTGAAGGGGAGGGAACAAGGAAATCTagtgacagagtggagctgctgtgtttgagagcaggaagaagaaggagggcTGATCCAGCTGTGACTCATTCAGGAGGTTTGAGAGAGATGCTGTGTGTTTAACACTCGATCACAACAGAGatcatttctcttttaaaaacGCTGATCACTTCAGTTTTTAGGAGGTGAACTCTTCTTAGAATCAGAGGGTTTTATGACGACTCTCCAGTCTGTTTgtagccaaaagaaaaaaaaaagtttttacttccatccatccatccatcatctgtacatattctatgtacgccgcttaatcctctgcagggtcgcagGGAAAGTTTTTACTTaatttctcttaaaaaaaataaattcaaatgtcTAATGACTCTCAGCGACTTCACACCactacattttaaatttcatctATTAGTCTAAAACATGTTCGGAACTAAAACATGTCAACACAGTGAGCGGAGCAGCTTTAACCTCCACTACATCTCTGTTCAGCAGGATGACGGCGCCCTCTGGTGTCCTGCAGCAGTTCTCACAGTTCACTTGTTAACCTGCTGTGATGTTCACTGCAGGA
Above is a window of Acanthopagrus latus isolate v.2019 chromosome 21, fAcaLat1.1, whole genome shotgun sequence DNA encoding:
- the LOC119011274 gene encoding tripartite motif-containing protein 16-like, translating into MAQQNNQLDRAKFCCSVCLDLLKDPVTIPCGHSYCRNCIQSYWDKEDEKKTHSCPQCRQSFTPRPELVKNTMLADLLEELKKTGLQAAAADLCYAGPEDVACDVCTGRKLRAVKSCQVCLVSFCEKHLQPHFEIPAYEKHKLVEPSEKLQENICSRHDEVMKMFCRTDQQCICYLCSVDEHKGHDTVSAAAERTERQRELEGSRHNIQQRIQDREEDVKLLQQEVEAINGSADKAVEHSEKIFTQLIRLMAKRCSDVKQQVRSQQETEVSRVKELQEKLEQEITELKRKDAELKKLSHTEDHNQFLHNYPSLSALSESTHSSSINIRPLNYFEDVTAAVSELRDKLQDVLRDTWTNISLTVTQVDVLLSNPQPEPKTRAGFLRYSREITLDPNTANTHLLLSEGNRKATLMRDEQSYSDHPDRFSVKFQVLSRESLTGRCYWEVEWRGRGVYVAVAYKNISGAGNSTHQFGYSDTSWMLDCKKKFYKFVHNNIETPVSGPRSSRVGVYLDHSAGILSFYSVSDTMTLLHRVQTTFTQPLYAGVGFCYNGSSAKFSELK
- the LOC119011272 gene encoding tripartite motif-containing protein 16-like, giving the protein MAQKSVQMDPETFSCSICLDPLKDPVTIPCGHSYCRNCIQSYWDKEDEKKTHSCPQCRQSFTPRPVLVKNTMLADLVEELKKTGLQAAAADLCYAGAEDVACDVCTGRKLRAVKSCQVCLASYCEKHLQPHYEAAFLKKHKLVEPSEKLQENICSRHDEVMKMFCRTDQQCICYLCSVDEHKGHDTVSAAAERTERQRELEGSRHNIQQRIQDREEDVKLLQQEVEAINGSADKAVEHSEKIFTQLIRLMEKRRSDVKQQVRSQQETEVSRVKELQEKLEQEITELKRKDAELKKLSHTEDHNQFLHNYPSLSALSESTHSSSINIRPLKYFEDVTAAVSELRDKLQDVLRDTWTNISPTVTQVDVLLSQTENKIRAGFLRYSREITLDPNTANTKIILSEGNRKATSVRQPQGYPSHPDRFTVWCQVLSRESLTGRCYWEVEWRDRGIGIAVAYKNIRRTGSSDECRFGINDKSWALRCNKNSYEVWYNDVQTPVSGPESSRVGVYLDHSAGILSFYSVSDTMTLLHRVQTTFTQPLYAGVGFSSYETTAEFCNLKQTEDI